One genomic region from Candidatus Endomicrobiellum trichonymphae encodes:
- the thiH gene encoding 2-iminoacetate synthase ThiH yields the protein MTFYDIKRQYNTFDFENYTTGVSDKMVESSMQKEILNDMDFLNLLSPKALNHIEEMAQKAHETSIKHFGKGILLYAPLYVSNFCINNCIYCGFSTKNKIKRKVLSFEEIEENCKIVSEYGIRHILLVTGESSVKTPLSYLKKCVEILKNYFDVVDIEIYPLEESGYKELADAGADGLTIYQETYNEELYKLLHTQGAKSDYKYRLDTCKRAGKANYRNLNVGVLLGLNDFVSEIFFAGIHAKYLQKSFSSAEIGMSFPRLRPAVGTYKPKTVISDKNLIQAICAVRLFINRISIAVSTRESKELRSNLIPLGITKMSAGSSTEVGGYAEKRKCSDGQFKINDTATVDEVKKMIYKKDYQPLMKDWTIL from the coding sequence ATGACTTTTTACGACATCAAACGACAATACAATACATTTGATTTTGAAAATTATACCACCGGCGTTTCCGATAAAATGGTTGAAAGTTCTATGCAAAAAGAAATTTTGAATGATATGGATTTTTTAAATCTTCTTTCCCCAAAGGCTCTAAACCATATTGAAGAAATGGCGCAAAAAGCGCATGAAACATCGATAAAACATTTCGGCAAAGGCATACTCTTGTACGCTCCTTTATACGTTTCAAATTTTTGTATAAATAACTGCATTTACTGCGGTTTTTCAACAAAAAATAAAATAAAACGAAAAGTTCTTTCTTTTGAAGAAATTGAAGAAAACTGTAAAATAGTTTCAGAATACGGCATACGGCACATACTTCTTGTTACTGGAGAAAGCAGCGTAAAAACTCCGCTGAGTTATTTAAAAAAATGTGTTGAAATATTAAAAAATTATTTTGATGTTGTTGATATAGAAATCTATCCTTTAGAGGAATCAGGATATAAAGAACTTGCCGACGCCGGAGCTGACGGACTTACGATTTATCAGGAAACTTATAATGAAGAACTTTACAAACTGCTTCATACGCAAGGTGCGAAGTCGGATTACAAATATCGTTTGGATACATGCAAAAGAGCGGGCAAAGCAAACTACAGGAATTTAAATGTTGGAGTGTTGCTTGGATTAAATGATTTTGTAAGCGAAATATTTTTTGCGGGTATTCACGCGAAATATCTTCAAAAAAGTTTCTCATCGGCAGAAATCGGTATGTCTTTCCCAAGACTTCGTCCTGCTGTGGGAACGTATAAGCCTAAGACTGTGATATCCGATAAGAATCTTATTCAGGCAATTTGTGCGGTAAGACTTTTTATAAACCGTATAAGCATAGCGGTATCTACCCGCGAGAGTAAAGAGTTGAGAAGTAATCTGATACCTTTGGGCATTACAAAAATGTCAGCAGGATCAAGCACTGAAGTCGGCGGTTACGCTGAGAAAAGGAAATGCTCTGACGGACAATTTAAAATAAACGATACCGCTACGGTTGATGAAGTAAAAAAAATGATATACAAAAAAGATTATCAACCGTTAATGAAAGACTGGACTATACTATGA
- a CDS encoding thiazole synthase, giving the protein MNKDFFNIAGIELKSRIFIGSGKFSNNKLIPEIIKSSQAQVMTVAVRRFDFQNPKENILSYIPENIHVMPNTSGARNADEAVRIAHIAKNAAKTDLIKIEIINDNKYLLPDNYQTAKACEILAKEGFKVFAYMNADLYAARDMQNAGVAAVMPLGSPIGTNKGLKTKEMIRILTEEIIAPIIVDAGIGKPSDACECMEMGCAAVMINTSISSSQNPVLMAEAFKDAVNAGRKAFLAKLGAVSDRAKASSPLTDFLN; this is encoded by the coding sequence ATGAACAAAGACTTTTTTAATATTGCAGGCATAGAACTTAAAAGTAGAATTTTCATAGGGAGCGGCAAGTTTTCAAATAATAAACTGATACCTGAAATAATAAAGTCTTCGCAGGCACAAGTTATGACTGTTGCCGTGAGAAGATTTGATTTTCAAAACCCGAAAGAAAATATTTTAAGTTACATACCTGAAAACATACATGTAATGCCGAACACTTCAGGAGCAAGAAATGCTGACGAAGCAGTGCGTATTGCGCATATTGCAAAAAATGCCGCTAAAACAGATTTAATTAAAATAGAAATAATAAATGACAATAAGTATCTTCTGCCTGATAATTACCAAACCGCAAAAGCGTGCGAAATACTTGCAAAAGAAGGCTTTAAAGTTTTTGCGTATATGAATGCGGATTTATATGCTGCAAGAGATATGCAAAATGCCGGAGTGGCGGCAGTTATGCCTTTAGGATCACCTATTGGAACAAATAAAGGATTAAAAACAAAGGAAATGATAAGAATTTTAACTGAAGAAATTATCGCTCCGATAATAGTTGACGCAGGGATAGGCAAACCGTCTGATGCCTGCGAATGTATGGAAATGGGATGTGCCGCAGTTATGATAAATACTTCAATTTCTTCAAGTCAAAATCCGGTTTTAATGGCTGAAGCTTTTAAAGACGCAGTTAATGCCGGAAGAAAAGCGTTTTTGGCAAAACTCGGAGCAGTATCAGATAGAGCGAAAGCCTCATCGCCGCTAACAGATTTTTTGAATTGA
- a CDS encoding tetratricopeptide repeat protein, which translates to MKKNLGLIVVCLCFSACFAENRYKTQIANAEESFKKSNFSKTIEIYESLVQIEKVNNPYIYYNLSNAYYRNGNLGKSILNMEKALRLAPRDREIKNNAEYLNTVAGQVRRKNFPDTFLRYFSLNEITTAFAVITILFLTALSLFIIKRKLILKKAVAVSVVFLIICIPLFALKVYSEVATKEAVVLSASNIKSGPGENNPDIFIIPEGKIVSVIFENGNWNNIKTESKNKSLTGWIEKSALGNINA; encoded by the coding sequence ATGAAAAAAAATTTAGGGCTTATCGTTGTTTGTTTGTGTTTTAGCGCTTGTTTTGCCGAAAACAGGTATAAAACTCAGATAGCCAATGCTGAAGAGAGCTTTAAAAAAAGCAATTTTTCTAAAACTATTGAAATATATGAAAGTCTTGTACAAATAGAAAAAGTAAACAATCCATATATTTATTACAATCTTTCAAATGCATACTACAGAAACGGAAATCTCGGCAAATCAATTTTAAATATGGAAAAAGCATTGAGACTTGCCCCGCGCGATAGAGAAATAAAGAACAATGCGGAATACCTTAATACTGTTGCTGGACAAGTCCGGCGAAAAAATTTTCCAGATACTTTTTTACGATATTTTTCTCTAAATGAAATAACAACAGCATTCGCCGTTATCACAATTTTGTTTCTTACGGCACTGTCTTTATTTATTATAAAAAGAAAATTAATATTAAAAAAAGCTGTGGCAGTTTCAGTTGTTTTCTTAATTATATGTATACCGCTTTTTGCTTTAAAAGTTTACAGTGAAGTCGCGACAAAAGAAGCGGTTGTTCTTTCTGCTTCAAATATCAAAAGCGGTCCCGGTGAAAACAATCCTGACATTTTTATAATTCCGGAAGGTAAAATTGTATCGGTAATATTCGAGAACGGAAACTGGAACAATATAAAAACCGAATCCAAAAATAAAAGTCTTACAGGATGGATTGAAAAGAGTGCTTTAGGAAATATCAATGCATAA
- the nadD gene encoding nicotinate (nicotinamide) nucleotide adenylyltransferase → MHKVAIFGGSFDPVHKSHIQIAKLAFKSLDLKKMIFVIAYTPPHKTKQYAYIEDRISMLKLATGNMQKTEISLYEAQKLETVYSYQTLDYFNSLYPEDEIYMVIGSDSLLDLPIWNNIDYMAGRYKFIVAKRHGFDEVNKNVKYLDRCVFIDKETEDISSTEIRRLVKEDYKKAVSMLNKKVYNYIIQNGLYK, encoded by the coding sequence ATGCATAAAGTAGCAATTTTCGGCGGATCTTTCGATCCCGTTCATAAATCGCACATTCAAATTGCGAAACTTGCATTTAAATCCCTTGATTTAAAAAAGATGATTTTTGTTATAGCCTATACTCCGCCGCACAAGACAAAACAATACGCATATATTGAAGACAGGATTTCCATGTTAAAACTTGCGACGGGAAATATGCAAAAAACTGAAATCAGTCTTTATGAAGCCCAGAAACTTGAAACGGTATATTCATATCAGACATTGGACTATTTTAATAGCTTATACCCTGAAGATGAAATATACATGGTCATAGGTTCGGATTCTCTTTTGGATTTACCGATTTGGAATAATATAGATTATATGGCAGGTCGTTATAAATTTATAGTGGCAAAGAGACATGGATTTGATGAAGTAAATAAAAACGTAAAATATTTAGACAGATGCGTTTTCATAGATAAGGAAACGGAAGATATTTCTTCCACGGAAATAAGAAGACTTGTAAAAGAAGATTATAAAAAAGCAGTTTCGATGCTTAATAAAAAGGTTTATAACTACATAATTCAAAACGGACTATACAAATAA
- the yqeK gene encoding bis(5'-nucleosyl)-tetraphosphatase (symmetrical) YqeK, whose translation MCKNAEKQIFDYLSENLSPKKLEHSYNVAILAAELASKHNLDIVRVRTAGLLHDCAKFMTDEEFIDFFKKRDKTLKYFKKDVIKFSPHLLHSFAGEIIAKEKFKIKNRDTLNAIKNHTLGRKNMRAIEKIIFVADCVSYDRKLEDAKRIRNLAKNDLNKAFFEVLTKKIEHIIDKGMWLCPKIIDTWNWYVSNNKKDN comes from the coding sequence ATGTGCAAAAACGCTGAAAAACAAATATTTGATTATTTATCTGAAAATTTAAGTCCTAAAAAACTCGAACATTCTTATAACGTCGCAATACTTGCCGCAGAACTTGCATCAAAACACAATCTGGATATAGTAAGGGTACGGACAGCAGGACTTCTGCATGATTGCGCAAAATTTATGACTGACGAAGAATTTATTGATTTTTTTAAAAAGCGTGACAAAACCTTAAAATATTTTAAAAAAGATGTAATTAAATTTTCGCCTCACCTTTTACACTCTTTTGCGGGAGAAATTATTGCGAAAGAAAAATTTAAAATAAAAAACAGAGATACTTTAAATGCGATAAAGAATCACACTCTCGGAAGAAAAAATATGCGCGCCATTGAGAAAATAATCTTTGTTGCGGATTGTGTTTCATACGACAGAAAATTGGAAGATGCGAAAAGAATACGAAATCTGGCAAAAAATGATCTAAATAAAGCTTTTTTTGAAGTGCTTACAAAAAAAATAGAACATATTATTGACAAGGGCATGTGGTTATGCCCGAAGATTATAGATACATGGAATTGGTATGTTTCAAACAATAAAAAAGATAATTAA
- a CDS encoding LytR C-terminal domain-containing protein has product MFQTIKKIIKILALILLVLITVAVSAYIYIDKNDVVTKKLKGKDYTSFSILLYGTEKIFPGRLDVYTALYDKRTNILKVLSVNTDAVVLKKREKARSLKTMFNENSKKDINAAIKKLYLDLYEIIGNAAAADFYINTTFEMFDIAAGRNKKFLKDNFENRDLESLNRLETVEYFMHLPSPAIMKIYKNYGFFDTNIPKLSFMSSALRTKSLKPILMFCEMPVKYTKARVEFDKQNIEEFLNKIYYAVSVPYTNTKDVLIDIKNASKKPRMAEKAAWLLRKNKLDVLEWSNLYATYDKTLIKDYKGNFMQALIIAEILKTGKVIVSYNNRIFSDIDIFIGKDCIIT; this is encoded by the coding sequence ATGTTTCAAACAATAAAAAAGATAATTAAAATATTAGCTCTTATTCTTCTTGTATTGATAACTGTAGCTGTATCTGCATATATCTATATCGATAAAAACGACGTAGTTACAAAAAAACTTAAAGGAAAAGATTATACCAGTTTTTCGATTTTACTGTACGGCACGGAAAAAATATTTCCCGGCCGCCTAGATGTATATACCGCTTTATATGACAAAAGAACTAATATTTTAAAAGTTTTGTCCGTAAACACTGATGCTGTCGTTCTTAAGAAAAGAGAAAAGGCAAGAAGCTTAAAAACGATGTTTAACGAAAATTCAAAAAAAGACATAAATGCCGCAATAAAAAAACTCTATCTGGATTTGTATGAAATCATAGGTAACGCCGCTGCAGCCGATTTTTATATTAACACAACTTTTGAAATGTTCGATATTGCTGCCGGGCGAAATAAAAAATTTTTAAAAGATAATTTTGAAAACAGAGATTTAGAGTCTTTAAACCGACTTGAAACAGTGGAATATTTTATGCATTTGCCATCTCCTGCAATAATGAAAATATACAAAAATTACGGCTTTTTTGATACAAACATTCCCAAATTGTCTTTTATGTCGTCAGCTTTAAGAACAAAATCTTTAAAACCGATACTTATGTTTTGCGAAATGCCCGTAAAATACACAAAAGCAAGAGTTGAATTTGACAAACAAAACATTGAAGAATTCTTAAATAAAATATATTATGCTGTCTCAGTTCCATATACAAATACAAAAGATGTGCTTATTGACATTAAAAACGCTTCAAAAAAACCGCGTATGGCAGAAAAAGCGGCATGGCTTCTAAGAAAAAATAAGCTTGATGTTTTGGAATGGAGCAATCTATATGCAACTTATGATAAGACTTTGATAAAAGATTATAAAGGAAATTTTATGCAAGCCTTAATAATTGCAGAAATCCTAAAGACAGGGAAAGTGATAGTTTCATATAATAATCGTATTTTTTCCGATATAGACATATTCATAGGCAAAGATTGTATAATAACATAA
- the rsfS gene encoding ribosome silencing factor, with the protein MAKINFLALAVKAAEIADDKKAIDTIILDIRGVTAIANYFVITTALSTPQINAISIGIEKIFKEQDIKSLRKDGVSSSSWRVIDYGGIVIHVMSTEIRESYKLEKLWKNSKVIESKILKVKSEKQLADIESKSAKTKKELKKLKNQLRMK; encoded by the coding sequence ATGGCAAAAATTAATTTTCTTGCATTGGCAGTTAAAGCGGCAGAAATAGCAGACGATAAGAAAGCAATTGATACGATTATTTTGGATATACGCGGCGTGACTGCTATTGCGAATTATTTTGTTATAACTACAGCACTCTCAACGCCGCAGATAAATGCAATATCGATTGGGATTGAAAAAATCTTTAAAGAACAGGATATAAAATCGCTTAGAAAAGACGGCGTATCCTCATCATCATGGAGAGTTATAGATTACGGCGGTATTGTCATACACGTTATGTCGACTGAAATAAGAGAATCGTATAAACTTGAAAAACTTTGGAAGAATTCAAAAGTCATTGAATCGAAAATATTAAAAGTTAAGTCTGAAAAACAGCTTGCGGACATTGAAAGTAAATCTGCAAAAACAAAAAAAGAATTAAAAAAACTGAAAAATCAATTAAGGATGAAATAG
- a CDS encoding MvaI/BcnI family restriction endonuclease, whose product MFQEVHQRVIKAKDMKLEEFKTKFIKLKEEGYILSKRSGPTGIGYTLESSLGILENNNAKPDIEGAELKAHRTKEKSLITLFTFNNKVWEMPPLEAIKKYGSLDTNGRKGLYYTMSLKPNSTGLFLEVTKAAISVRHISGEIVASWSLQNLADRFIQKIPSLIFVSAHTEERAGKEYFHFYRAQLMKGTSSELLENQFKEENILVDLRLHDKGTSARNHGTGFRIYEHKMPELFKSIEDIV is encoded by the coding sequence TTGTTTCAAGAAGTACATCAGCGTGTTATAAAAGCAAAAGATATGAAATTAGAAGAATTTAAAACTAAATTTATAAAGTTAAAAGAAGAAGGATATATACTTTCTAAAAGAAGTGGTCCCACTGGTATAGGATATACTTTAGAATCCTCTTTGGGAATTTTGGAAAATAATAATGCTAAACCGGATATAGAAGGTGCTGAACTAAAAGCTCATCGTACGAAAGAAAAATCTCTTATCACGCTGTTTACTTTCAATAATAAAGTTTGGGAAATGCCGCCTTTGGAAGCAATTAAGAAATATGGCAGTCTTGATACAAATGGAAGAAAAGGATTATATTATACAATGTCTTTAAAACCTAATAGTACAGGATTGTTTCTTGAAGTTACAAAAGCAGCAATTTCAGTAAGGCATATATCTGGAGAGATAGTTGCTTCATGGAGTTTACAAAACTTAGCTGATAGATTTATTCAAAAAATACCGTCATTAATTTTTGTTTCAGCACATACGGAAGAAAGGGCAGGAAAAGAATATTTCCATTTTTATCGTGCGCAATTAATGAAAGGGACTTCGTCGGAGTTATTAGAAAATCAATTTAAAGAAGAAAATATTTTAGTAGACTTAAGACTGCATGACAAAGGAACAAGCGCGCGAAATCATGGTACAGGCTTTAGGATTTATGAGCATAAAATGCCGGAGTTATTTAAGAGTATAGAGGACATAGTATGA
- a CDS encoding modification methylase, with protein sequence MKYLITRNEKYDFLGQSYATQYPNIHKYPATMIPQIGIELLKEMNIDNDKLLDPYCGSGSSFTAGLENGFSEMDGFDINPLAVLISRTKFSKIDIDKVEIIKQNLRGDIYDFIRREYNISNIQITQYANIDYWFSKPVLQNLSVLKCFINKIDKDIQQIFLVPFSETIRECSYTKNNEFKLYRIKPEEVLRFNPDVFSVFFNKLNKIIEIYKKYYLPKVNNLKVNIHCSEFVNANRKYGVVLTSPPYGDSFTTVAYGQFSMFSNQWLGFKNARQIDNMLMGGRNVKQIYNNSIITDYVKEISIKSSKRALEVSSFYFDLGRSITNVAKSVKKKGVVFYITGNRRVQDVQLPTDQFIAEQFEQNGFNHLFTYERLLSNKSMPLKNSPSNKAGYTRDTMMKEYIVAMSKQ encoded by the coding sequence ATGAAATATCTGATAACGAGAAATGAAAAATATGATTTTTTAGGACAGTCCTATGCTACGCAGTACCCGAATATTCATAAATATCCTGCTACTATGATTCCTCAAATAGGAATAGAATTATTGAAAGAAATGAATATAGATAACGACAAACTTCTTGATCCGTATTGTGGTTCAGGTTCTTCTTTTACTGCAGGATTAGAAAATGGCTTTTCAGAAATGGATGGGTTTGATATTAATCCCTTAGCTGTTCTTATTTCAAGAACAAAATTCTCGAAAATAGATATAGATAAAGTTGAGATTATAAAACAGAATTTACGAGGTGATATATATGATTTTATAAGACGGGAATATAATATAAGTAATATTCAAATTACGCAGTATGCCAATATTGATTATTGGTTTTCAAAGCCGGTTCTGCAAAACTTATCAGTATTGAAATGTTTTATAAATAAAATTGATAAAGATATTCAACAAATATTTTTGGTTCCATTTTCTGAAACAATAAGGGAATGTTCTTATACAAAAAACAATGAGTTCAAATTATATAGAATTAAACCGGAAGAGGTTTTACGATTTAATCCCGACGTATTTAGCGTTTTCTTTAATAAATTAAATAAAATTATTGAAATATATAAGAAGTATTATCTGCCTAAAGTAAATAACTTAAAAGTTAATATACATTGCTCAGAGTTTGTAAATGCAAATAGGAAATATGGTGTTGTATTGACAAGTCCGCCGTATGGCGATAGTTTTACAACTGTTGCTTATGGTCAGTTTTCTATGTTCAGCAATCAATGGCTTGGTTTTAAAAATGCAAGACAAATAGACAATATGCTTATGGGCGGACGCAATGTCAAACAAATATATAATAATAGTATTATAACTGACTATGTAAAAGAAATTTCAATAAAATCCTCTAAACGGGCATTAGAGGTTTCATCATTTTATTTTGACTTAGGCAGGTCAATAACAAATGTTGCCAAAAGCGTTAAAAAGAAAGGAGTTGTTTTTTACATAACTGGAAATAGAAGAGTGCAAGATGTTCAATTGCCGACGGATCAATTTATAGCTGAACAATTTGAACAAAATGGTTTTAATCATCTCTTTACCTATGAAAGGCTTTTATCAAATAAGTCAATGCCGTTAAAAAACTCGCCGTCTAATAAAGCAGGTTATACAAGAGACACTATGATGAAAGAATACATTGTCGCAATGTCAAAACAATAA